The Aspergillus nidulans FGSC A4 chromosome VIII genome contains the following window.
tgtttctgagGGTCCGGCGGGTCTGTAGAACAAGTCAGTATCAAGCAAAAGGATGAATCTAGAGGCATACCGAATAGCCAGATATAACCGACTGCCTAGCTTCACCGGCTCAATCGGCCCCTCTATGTCCTCCGGCGGATTTGCCGCAGTAACCAACCCCCCAGCTTCAAGCAGGATTGCAATACCGGCTGCCACATCCCTGAGCTGTCATTAATCATCTGGAGCAACCACAACTGCTACTGCTATGGTGGACTCACCACTCCCAACAGCCTCCCTCCCACCAGATGTCCACAGAGCCCATAGCCGTGTATGCGAGGTCCATCGTCGCACTCCCCAGGCTCCGCACCCCATGCACCATGCCTCCCTTCCCACCTCGAGATCCCCGTTCAGCCGCCATATTCACAAAACTCTCAATCTTCCTTTGCAGAGTACCGTCTGGAATATCGCGCCGATCCTTTCCCCACTCGCATGCAAAGATACACTTCGATGGTGCAGTTGCTGGTAGAGGTGGGATAGACGGTTTGCGGATGAGCGGGAGTTGTTGCATTTCGTTCAGCCATGCGCCGCGGTTGAGGCATGACGAGAAGAGCTGGTTTAGCATTGGCGCGTAGATGACTCCGATTACAGGGTAGTGGTTTACGATAAAGCCGATAGAGACGCAGAACATGGGAAAGGCGTGGGTGAAGTTTACAGTTCCTGTATAAGCAGGTTAGGCATTGCATCCTGGAGGCAGGAAAGGAGCGTACCGTCTAATGGATCAACACACCAGGTCGGCTGCTCATCGATCAGGTATTCCCTGCTCTGTCCCTTAGCGTAGCTTTCCTCGCCGAGGAATTTGTGGGCTGGGTATTTGGTCTGTATGGCTGTTTTGATTAATGACTCGACATCTTCGTTTCATCAGTTCGATCTTGGATAAAAATGCTGTAACCTTGAAGAGGCCATACCCTCGTCAGTCTGCGTCACCAAGTCTACTGcattctctttctcggcGTAGACCTGCTCAGAGTTGCGATCGTTGACGCGCTCAAGCAATAACTGGCCCGCTTTACGGGCGAGATCGGTTGCGAAAGCATAGATCTCGTCAAGCTCGGTTTGCGGGATGGGGCAGTCCATTTCTTGCACGCGGTGTATTCTATTatggtgaggaggaaggggaggaggagtggaagagagaggggaaagagtCAAGAGGGAGGTTCATGATGAGGTGGAGTGGAGATCATCCAGCAGGCCGCTGATAACCGAGTCAATATACTAAAAAAACGGTTTATACCATAGCGCTTGAGAAGGCGCGACAAGGAATTGACTGGTCCTAATGCTTCTAGAAGGTTACTTAGAAGAAACAGTACCTGGAGATCAATTGATGTCTTTCAATTTTGACCGCCCCATACTGCAACCTTCATCTTATGCCGTTTTGACTGGGGCAATCTCTGTTGCAGCCGGCAGAGCGTTCTGCCACCACTTTCCCTTATCCGTTTCCCCGCAATTTTATACTCCAAGTCCAGAGACAAGGACTAAATAACAATCTACCCCCCAAAACCAATCGGCCGTAAACCTTCATTGCTACTCTGCACAATGGAAAAATcaatcctcctcatcaatgGCCCGAACCTCAACCTCTTGGGCACCCGCGAACCGCACATCTACGGCTCAACCACGCTCTCCGACGTCGAAGAATCCTCCAAAGGTCACGCAGCTTCGCTCGGCGCCTCCCTGCAAACATTTCAGTCAAACCATGAAGGTGCCATTGTTGACCGAATCCATGCCGCTCGCGGGAACACCGACgcgatcatcatcaaccccGGTGCATATACACACACCTCTGTCGCTATTCGGGATGCCCTGTTAGGAGTTGAGATTCCCTTCATCGAACTCCATGTGAGCAATGTCCATGCACGAGAGCCGTTCAGACATCACAGTTACTTTAGCGACAAAGCGTCAGGCATCATTGTGGGACTGGGTGTGTATGGGTACAAGGTCGCAGTGGAGCATGTTGCGTTGAACTTCAAGCCTCTGGAGAAAAAGGCTGCTCTTTAAATTCTTCTTGGATTATGATACTCCTGCGACGTATCATGTAATTTATGTCAAACAAAGTTTGCTCCATATAAAATCATCTGGGGTTGAGTGATTCTGTCGCTATCTGCGACTCACGCGGTAGTGTATTCCCCGGCGACGTTAATGTTTGTTGTGTCGGAAGGAGAAATGAATCAGTCTGGCTGGTGTACCGATACAGCTCGGGATTGCCGGCTTCCGGAACGAATCCCAGATTCTGCATGAATTCGGGCTGGTTGTCCATCCTAGTGCTAGTTAGTTTTATAACTTGCGTGCAGAAGAGAGGTTGGTTACCTATCTGTCCCATCAAGCGAGGCCAACTCGTCAAACAAGGCATCGAGGTCAGGAGCAATCCTTGGTCGTTGTGCTGAGCTAGTGCTCTCGATGTCGGCTAAAGAATTGAAGTGCAAACTGGCATCATCATACGTTTGTTGATAGTGATGACCGGACGCAGGAAAAGGCGTCGTCAGGTCGGACATTATCAGTGCTGAGTTAGGCTTTCCAACGACCGAAGAGCGATGTTGATGGGTGATTTGCTGCGAAGTAGGGTTCGTTTCAACTCCAGACGCGATATTAAGAGACGATGCTGGCGTCGGTAGAGATAATACAGCGTTTTCATCGTTCGAAGTCCGCATCCAAGTTGGCGAAAGATATGAGTCAGTGGTTGAAAGATTCCCAGTTCGAGATTCTTCGATTAAGTTCGTCAAACGCATATTGTTTCCGGGCAGGCTTATGGCCATCGGACTCCTTGGATGGGTACCTTGCTGTGTAGCGTGTCTCGGTCTTCTCTGCGAGCCAGTATTATGGATCCAAACCG
Protein-coding sequences here:
- a CDS encoding inositol monophosphatase family protein qutG (transcript_id=CADANIAT00001493); translation: MDCPIPQTELDEIYAFATDLARKAGQLLLERVNDRNSEQVYAEKENAVDLVTQTDEDVESLIKTAIQTKYPAHKFLGEESYAKGQSREYLIDEQPTWCVDPLDGTVNFTHAFPMFCVSIGFIVNHYPVIGVIYAPMLNQLFSSCLNRGAWLNEMQQLPLIRKPSIPPLPATAPSKCIFACEWGKDRRDIPDGTLQRKIESFVNMAAERGSRGGKGGMVHGVRSLGSATMDLAYTAMGSVDIWWEGGCWEWDVAAGIAILLEAGGLVTAANPPEDIEGPIEPVKLGSRLYLAIRPAGPSETETGRETQERTVREVWRRVRQLDYERPTRQS
- a CDS encoding catabolic type II 3-dehydroquinase qutE (transcript_id=CADANIAT00001494) gives rise to the protein MEKSILLINGPNLNLLGTREPHIYGSTTLSDVEESSKGHAASLGASLQTFQSNHEGAIVDRIHAARGNTDAIIINPGAYTHTSVAIRDALLGVEIPFIELHVSNVHAREPFRHHSYFSDKASGIIVGLGVYGYKVAVEHVALNFKPLEKKAAL